From Vicinamibacterales bacterium, a single genomic window includes:
- the aroB gene encoding 3-dehydroquinate synthase, giving the protein MHPVRIDVTTASGAYAVLVGPGLASQIGSLLDERRIGRRRFVVTNPLVWRLHGEPIAAALPGAEVIQIPDGERHKHLQTVGRVYDLLVKAQADRGSVIVTVGGGVIGDLAGFVAATFMRGIGLVHVPTTLLAQVDASIGGKVGVNLAAGKNLVGAFYPPLLVVADPRFLGTLPRREFRAGMYEVVKYGMACSETLFTRLQRDRRSLRDAASETLGPLVAECGSIKAAIVSADERESGLRRVLNFGHTAGHAIESVTGYRRFRHGEAVAWGMLVAADVAVARALLADDERAQLSTLIMQLGPLPQVTDLAIGDILDAMQRDKKVTDGALHFVLPTGIGRASVVTDVRVEELTAALRRVGFRA; this is encoded by the coding sequence ATGCACCCCGTTCGAATCGATGTCACCACGGCCAGCGGGGCGTACGCCGTGCTGGTCGGCCCTGGTCTCGCGTCGCAGATCGGTTCACTGCTCGACGAACGGCGCATCGGCCGCCGCCGGTTCGTCGTGACCAACCCGCTCGTCTGGCGCCTGCACGGCGAACCGATTGCCGCGGCGCTGCCAGGTGCGGAGGTCATCCAGATCCCGGACGGCGAACGACACAAGCACCTGCAGACGGTCGGCCGCGTCTACGACCTGCTCGTCAAGGCGCAAGCCGATCGCGGCAGCGTCATCGTGACGGTTGGGGGCGGCGTGATTGGCGATCTCGCCGGATTCGTGGCCGCCACATTCATGCGCGGCATCGGTCTCGTGCACGTGCCAACGACGCTGCTTGCGCAGGTCGATGCCTCCATCGGCGGAAAGGTCGGCGTCAACCTCGCGGCCGGGAAGAACCTCGTCGGCGCCTTCTACCCTCCACTGCTCGTCGTCGCCGATCCCCGGTTCCTCGGCACTCTCCCGCGACGGGAGTTCCGGGCCGGCATGTACGAGGTCGTCAAGTACGGGATGGCGTGCAGCGAGACGCTCTTCACACGGTTGCAGCGCGACCGCCGCAGTCTGAGGGACGCAGCCTCCGAGACGCTCGGACCACTGGTCGCGGAATGCGGGTCGATCAAGGCCGCCATCGTGTCCGCCGACGAGCGCGAGTCGGGCCTCCGTCGCGTGCTGAACTTCGGCCACACGGCCGGACACGCGATCGAATCGGTCACCGGGTACCGGCGGTTCAGGCACGGAGAAGCCGTGGCCTGGGGCATGCTGGTCGCGGCCGACGTCGCCGTCGCACGCGCGCTGCTCGCGGACGACGAGCGGGCGCAACTGAGCACGCTCATCATGCAACTCGGCCCGCTACCGCAGGTAACGGACCTCGCGATCGGCGACATCCTGGACGCGATGCAGCGCGACAAGAAGGTCACCGACGGCGCGCTGCACTTCGTGCTGCCCACCGGAATCGGCAGGGCGTCGGTCGTGACCGACGTCAGGGTCGAAGAGTTGACCGCGGCGTTGCGGCGGGTGGGATTCCGGGCCTGA
- a CDS encoding S41 family peptidase produces the protein MRRYGVFSAALFAIVVSALVGGLFGRKALATDDRLQDYRAYAAALGAVEANYIDKVDSARLVYRSIDGMLQTLDPHSSFMDPATYARMRERQEGHYYGLGITIVVVDGDITVVSLFEGTPAYKKGIRRGDIIARIAGEDAKGWTSDQAVKKLRGPKGTLVQVSLRRPGYDQLIDVEVPRDDINIPSIPAAFMVDGQTGYVRLQDFAENTDRDLSTTLHELRGNGMKRLLLDLRSNPGGPLDQAIKVSNRFLPQGALIVYTRGRVPNSEQDYVATDRSEFTDMPLIVLVNRNSASASEIVSGALQDHDRALIVGETTFGKALVQSVYRIHEDAGLALTTARYYTPSKRLIQRPWDGTFDEYLNYTLRDQTPKTHPATDLRYTEGGRKVFSGGGIEPDRRLDGPVEGFNPTRFGRILYARQVFGVFAERYVADGDTRIAPRPDQKKVARGFVVDDPTVQEFKDFLKTQRVKVDDVAFAQDREFIRAMIHYDIDMALFGLSEARRNLIAKDPQAQFALQLFPDAERLAELRRSKPAKPGVE, from the coding sequence ATGCGCAGGTACGGAGTCTTTTCGGCCGCCCTCTTCGCGATCGTCGTCTCGGCGCTGGTCGGCGGCCTGTTCGGCCGCAAGGCACTCGCCACCGACGACCGCCTCCAGGATTACCGCGCGTACGCCGCGGCGCTCGGCGCGGTCGAAGCGAACTACATCGACAAGGTCGACTCGGCGCGGCTCGTCTACCGCTCAATCGACGGGATGCTGCAGACGCTCGACCCGCATTCGAGCTTCATGGATCCGGCGACCTACGCGCGGATGCGCGAGCGTCAGGAAGGCCACTACTACGGCCTGGGTATCACCATCGTGGTCGTGGACGGGGACATCACCGTCGTCTCTCTCTTCGAAGGGACCCCCGCCTACAAGAAGGGTATCCGTCGCGGCGACATCATCGCGCGAATCGCCGGCGAGGACGCGAAGGGCTGGACGAGCGATCAGGCCGTCAAGAAACTGCGCGGACCCAAAGGAACGTTGGTCCAGGTGTCGCTCCGGCGGCCCGGCTATGACCAGTTGATCGATGTCGAGGTCCCACGCGACGACATCAACATCCCGTCGATCCCGGCGGCGTTCATGGTGGACGGCCAGACCGGCTACGTGCGGCTTCAGGATTTCGCGGAGAACACCGACCGCGACCTGTCGACGACGCTCCACGAACTGCGGGGCAACGGGATGAAGAGGCTCCTGCTCGACCTGCGAAGCAATCCGGGCGGCCCGCTCGACCAGGCGATCAAGGTCTCCAACAGGTTCCTGCCCCAGGGCGCACTTATCGTCTACACGCGAGGGCGCGTGCCAAACTCCGAGCAGGACTACGTGGCGACCGACCGGAGCGAGTTCACCGACATGCCGCTCATCGTCCTGGTGAATCGCAACAGCGCGAGCGCTTCGGAGATCGTCAGCGGCGCGCTGCAGGATCACGACCGCGCGCTCATCGTCGGTGAGACGACGTTTGGCAAGGCGCTGGTGCAGTCGGTGTACCGCATCCACGAGGACGCGGGACTTGCCCTGACGACCGCGCGATACTACACGCCGAGCAAGCGGCTGATCCAGCGCCCGTGGGACGGCACCTTCGACGAGTACCTGAACTACACGTTGCGCGATCAGACGCCGAAGACCCACCCGGCGACCGACCTGCGGTACACCGAGGGCGGGCGGAAAGTGTTCAGCGGCGGCGGCATCGAGCCGGACCGCCGGCTCGACGGCCCGGTCGAGGGCTTCAACCCGACCAGGTTCGGTCGCATCTTGTATGCGCGCCAGGTGTTCGGCGTATTCGCGGAGCGGTACGTGGCCGATGGCGACACGCGGATCGCGCCACGCCCCGACCAGAAGAAGGTTGCGCGCGGCTTCGTCGTCGACGACCCGACAGTGCAGGAGTTCAAGGATTTCCTGAAAACGCAACGGGTCAAGGTCGACGACGTGGCGTTCGCACAGGATCGCGAATTCATCCGGGCGATGATCCACTACGACATCGACATGGCGCTGTTCGGCCTGTCCGAGGCCCGGCGCAACCTGATTGCGAAGGATCCCCAGGCGCAGTTTGCACTGCAACTGTTCCCTGACGCCGAGCGGCTGGCCGAACTCCGCCGGTCGAAGCCGGCGAAGCCGGGTGTCGAGTAG
- a CDS encoding type II secretion system protein, translating to MEALPRSVPRDAGFTLLEVTVALAVLAGGVFVVAELFLVSANAARLARASGVATALASQKCEQLRALAWGYDVDGQGAQDTTSDISVWPDRPDGGLGLTASPPDALSRDTPGFVDYLDADGGWIGNGASPPFGTGFVRRWSIEPLAESPADTLVLRVLVIACRASGNPCDTAHASQTVRVVAVRARRTA from the coding sequence ATGGAGGCGCTTCCTCGCAGCGTCCCGCGCGACGCGGGATTCACTCTCCTCGAGGTCACGGTGGCACTCGCCGTCCTGGCCGGCGGCGTCTTCGTCGTCGCGGAGTTGTTCCTCGTGTCTGCCAACGCCGCACGGCTCGCCCGCGCGAGCGGCGTGGCGACCGCGCTGGCTTCACAAAAGTGCGAGCAGTTGCGCGCCCTGGCGTGGGGATACGACGTTGACGGCCAGGGAGCACAGGACACGACCAGTGACATCTCCGTGTGGCCCGATCGGCCAGACGGCGGGCTGGGTCTCACCGCGTCGCCGCCCGACGCGCTGTCGCGCGACACGCCGGGGTTCGTGGACTACCTCGACGCAGATGGCGGATGGATTGGTAACGGGGCCTCGCCACCATTCGGCACCGGGTTCGTCCGCCGATGGTCCATCGAGCCGCTCGCCGAGAGTCCGGCCGACACCCTCGTCCTCCGCGTGCTCGTGATCGCCTGCCGGGCATCCGGCAATCCGTGCGACACGGCCCATGCCAGCCAGACCGTGCGCGTCGTCGCGGTGCGTGCGCGGAGGACGGCCTGA
- the tatC gene encoding twin-arginine translocase subunit TatC: MALVPFFGHGGVPAPGGQDPESDPEDGVGAKMTFLEHLDELRKRIMVAVAAIGVACLISFGFVDRIYQFVMDPLSRLLPKGSTFIFTEPTEAFILYVKMALLAGIIIAIPVVMWQAWLFIAPGLYQKEKRLAFPFVFLASVGFIGGAAFTHYLLFPWMWTFFASFATDKLLFAPKIEPVFELYVKMILGMGLVFQMPAVIYFMARMGLVTARFLIKNFKYAILIIFIVAAVVTPSGDMLTQTLFAAPMIGLYLLSILIAWLFGKKRKSAPAEEEA; this comes from the coding sequence ATGGCGCTCGTTCCGTTCTTCGGCCATGGCGGCGTTCCGGCGCCCGGTGGACAGGACCCCGAGTCCGACCCCGAGGATGGCGTTGGCGCCAAGATGACGTTTCTCGAGCACCTCGACGAACTCCGGAAACGGATCATGGTCGCGGTGGCGGCCATCGGTGTCGCGTGCCTGATCTCCTTCGGGTTCGTCGACCGGATCTACCAGTTCGTGATGGATCCGCTGTCACGGCTGCTGCCGAAGGGAAGCACGTTCATCTTCACCGAGCCGACCGAAGCGTTCATCCTCTACGTCAAGATGGCGCTGCTGGCCGGCATCATCATCGCGATCCCCGTCGTGATGTGGCAGGCGTGGCTCTTCATCGCGCCTGGTCTGTACCAGAAGGAGAAACGGCTCGCCTTCCCGTTCGTCTTCCTGGCCAGCGTCGGCTTCATCGGCGGCGCAGCGTTCACCCACTACCTGCTCTTCCCGTGGATGTGGACGTTTTTCGCGAGCTTCGCCACCGACAAACTCCTCTTCGCGCCGAAGATCGAGCCGGTCTTCGAACTGTACGTGAAGATGATCCTCGGCATGGGTCTGGTGTTCCAGATGCCTGCCGTCATCTACTTCATGGCGAGGATGGGGCTGGTCACGGCACGCTTTCTGATCAAGAACTTCAAATACGCGATACTCATCATCTTCATCGTCGCCGCAGTCGTCACCCCGAGCGGCGACATGCTGACGCAAACGCTGTTCGCGGCGCCGATGATCGGCCTGTACTTGCTCAGCATCCTGATTGCCTGGCTCTTCGGCAAGAAGCGCAAATCCGCGCCTGCTGAAGAGGAGGCCTGA
- the proS gene encoding proline--tRNA ligase gives MTNTGDGKKGGGDKKGGGEAQVTEITPRSEDFSRWYTDVIRRAELADYSPVKGCMVIRPYGYAIWELIQQGLDRRIKATGHVNAYFPLLIPKSLLTKEADHVEGFAPQVAWVTKGGDEELEEPLVIRPTSEAIIGTMYAKWIQSWRDLPVLINQWANIVRWEKVTRLFLRTTEFLWQEGHTAHETAEEAEAETLKILGLYKEFCETELAMPVIAGRKSESEKFAGASRTYSIEALMGDGRALQAGTSHNLGQNFAKAFGIQFQARDKSLQHIWGTSWGITTRLIGGVIMTHGDDNGLVFPPRIAPHQVVIVPIPRGNWRETVLPHAKAIFDELTAQGVRVMLDDRDAYTPGWKFAEWEMRGVPVRLEIGPKDIEKGQVMLARRDTREKLPASRDGLAGRIVDLLADIQRVLFERAIQFRADHTTETTSYDEFKQTLEGRPGFVIAPWCGSGECETRIKAETQATIRNLPIEDSAGGECICCGKPGIARAHFAKSY, from the coding sequence ATGACGAACACCGGCGACGGCAAGAAGGGCGGCGGCGACAAGAAGGGTGGCGGCGAGGCACAGGTGACCGAGATTACGCCTCGATCGGAGGACTTCTCGCGGTGGTACACCGATGTGATCCGGCGGGCCGAACTGGCGGACTACTCGCCGGTCAAGGGCTGCATGGTCATCCGGCCGTACGGCTACGCGATCTGGGAGCTGATTCAACAAGGACTCGACCGTCGCATCAAGGCGACCGGGCACGTCAACGCCTACTTCCCGCTGCTGATCCCGAAGAGCCTGCTGACCAAGGAAGCCGACCACGTCGAGGGCTTCGCGCCGCAGGTCGCGTGGGTGACCAAGGGCGGCGACGAGGAACTCGAGGAGCCGCTCGTCATCCGGCCGACGTCCGAGGCGATCATCGGGACGATGTACGCGAAGTGGATCCAGTCGTGGCGCGACCTGCCGGTGCTCATCAACCAGTGGGCGAACATCGTCCGGTGGGAGAAGGTGACGCGGCTGTTTCTGCGGACGACCGAGTTCCTCTGGCAGGAAGGCCACACGGCGCACGAGACCGCCGAGGAGGCCGAGGCAGAGACGCTGAAGATCCTCGGCCTCTACAAGGAGTTCTGCGAGACCGAGCTGGCGATGCCGGTCATCGCGGGGCGCAAGAGCGAGAGCGAGAAGTTCGCGGGCGCATCGCGCACCTACTCGATCGAGGCGCTCATGGGGGACGGCCGCGCCCTGCAGGCGGGGACATCGCACAACCTCGGCCAGAACTTCGCGAAGGCATTCGGGATCCAGTTCCAGGCGCGCGACAAGTCGCTGCAGCACATCTGGGGCACGTCATGGGGCATCACCACACGCCTCATCGGCGGCGTGATCATGACGCACGGCGACGACAACGGGCTGGTGTTTCCGCCGCGGATCGCGCCGCACCAGGTCGTCATCGTGCCGATCCCGCGCGGCAACTGGCGCGAGACGGTCCTGCCGCACGCCAAGGCGATCTTCGACGAGTTGACGGCGCAGGGTGTGCGCGTGATGCTCGACGACCGCGACGCCTACACGCCCGGCTGGAAGTTCGCCGAATGGGAGATGCGCGGCGTGCCGGTTCGGCTCGAGATCGGGCCGAAGGACATCGAGAAGGGCCAGGTGATGCTGGCGCGTCGCGACACGCGCGAGAAGCTGCCGGCCTCACGCGACGGGCTCGCCGGGCGCATCGTGGATCTGCTGGCGGACATCCAGCGTGTGCTGTTCGAGCGCGCGATCCAGTTCCGCGCGGACCATACGACCGAGACGACGTCGTACGACGAGTTCAAGCAGACCCTGGAAGGCCGCCCCGGTTTCGTCATCGCGCCGTGGTGTGGCAGCGGCGAGTGCGAGACACGGATCAAGGCCGAGACCCAGGCGACGATCCGCAACCTGCCGATTGAGGACAGCGCGGGAGGCGAGTGTATCTGCTGCGGGAAGCCCGGGATCGCCCGCGCGCACTTCGCGAAGTCGTACTAG
- the tatA gene encoding twin-arginine translocase TatA/TatE family subunit, producing MFGSIGMQELIIIFVIALIIFGPRKLPELGKSLGKSIAEFKRASNELRNTLEEEIRVDEQRQPRPAAQAPAPAPEQTVQASTTEPAAAPVQPTTPVAPSDGPTQHS from the coding sequence ATGTTTGGCTCAATCGGCATGCAGGAACTGATCATCATCTTCGTGATTGCGCTGATCATCTTCGGACCGCGCAAGCTACCAGAACTTGGCAAGTCGCTGGGCAAGAGCATCGCCGAGTTCAAGCGCGCGTCGAACGAGTTGCGCAACACGCTCGAGGAAGAAATCCGCGTGGATGAGCAGCGTCAGCCGCGGCCCGCCGCCCAGGCGCCGGCGCCGGCCCCTGAGCAGACCGTACAGGCCTCCACGACGGAGCCCGCCGCGGCGCCCGTTCAGCCCACAACTCCCGTCGCGCCGAGTGACGGTCCGACGCAGCACAGCTAA
- a CDS encoding sigma-54 dependent transcriptional regulator, producing MAVRAASPPVARAPVLIVEDRDSLRTMLRRALESHGHAVVEARDEPEAAEQLRAAAPALVLTDLRLPRGDGFAVIKVAKAFDPDLPVVVMTAYGSIQDAVAAMKQGALDFLAKPVDPDHLLLIVERAMAQRRLVAEYLLLKEELASHRGLPQIVGDAPALKQVSVALQRAAGTETTVLLEGESGTGKELFARALHALSPRSGGPFVAINCAAIPEQLLETELFGHEKGAFTGAGVRKLGKFELADGGTLFLDEIGDLPLALQGKILRALEEREFDRVGGTATIRVDVRVVAATNRQLRAAVAARQFRQDLFFRLSVFPISIPPLRDRREDVVLLARHFIDRFCREMKKPGMSLSEHAQAALMQYGWPGNVRELQNCIERAVILTDGPVIHPHHLNLLGAEAPGAAEARDPWGAIDLSGSLAGAMGRVLRDAEREKIVRTLAEASGDAGLASEMLGIAYRTLLAKIKEHRLGDG from the coding sequence ATGGCAGTCCGTGCGGCTTCGCCTCCTGTGGCCCGCGCCCCGGTCCTGATCGTCGAGGACCGGGATTCGCTCCGCACGATGCTCCGTCGTGCGCTCGAATCCCACGGCCATGCGGTCGTCGAGGCACGTGACGAGCCGGAGGCTGCCGAGCAGTTGCGCGCCGCAGCACCCGCCCTCGTCCTCACCGATCTGCGTCTGCCCCGCGGCGACGGATTCGCCGTCATCAAGGTCGCCAAGGCCTTCGATCCCGATCTGCCGGTCGTCGTCATGACCGCCTACGGCAGCATTCAGGACGCCGTCGCGGCCATGAAGCAGGGTGCCCTCGATTTCCTCGCCAAACCCGTCGATCCCGATCATCTTCTGCTCATTGTCGAGCGCGCGATGGCTCAGCGGCGACTCGTGGCCGAGTACCTGCTGCTGAAGGAGGAACTGGCGTCCCACCGGGGGCTGCCGCAGATCGTCGGCGATGCTCCGGCGCTCAAGCAGGTGTCGGTGGCACTTCAGCGGGCAGCCGGCACGGAGACGACGGTGCTCCTCGAGGGCGAGAGCGGGACGGGCAAGGAACTGTTCGCCCGCGCGCTCCACGCCTTGAGTCCGCGCAGCGGCGGTCCGTTCGTGGCGATCAACTGCGCGGCCATTCCCGAACAACTTCTCGAGACCGAGTTGTTCGGCCACGAAAAGGGCGCGTTCACCGGCGCCGGGGTGCGGAAGCTCGGCAAGTTCGAGTTGGCGGACGGCGGGACGCTGTTCCTCGACGAGATCGGTGACCTGCCGCTGGCGCTCCAGGGAAAGATCCTGCGTGCGCTCGAGGAGCGCGAATTCGATCGTGTGGGTGGGACCGCGACGATTCGCGTGGACGTGCGCGTCGTGGCCGCCACCAACCGTCAACTTCGGGCCGCGGTTGCGGCGCGGCAGTTCCGCCAGGACCTGTTCTTCAGGCTGTCGGTATTCCCGATATCCATCCCGCCCCTCCGCGACCGTCGCGAAGACGTCGTGCTGCTCGCGCGGCACTTCATCGACCGCTTCTGCCGCGAGATGAAGAAGCCCGGGATGTCGTTGTCCGAGCACGCGCAGGCCGCGCTGATGCAATACGGTTGGCCGGGCAACGTCAGAGAACTGCAGAACTGCATCGAACGGGCGGTCATCCTGACCGACGGCCCCGTCATCCATCCGCACCACCTCAACCTCCTGGGCGCGGAGGCCCCCGGGGCGGCGGAGGCGCGTGACCCCTGGGGCGCGATCGACCTGTCCGGTTCGCTCGCCGGCGCGATGGGGCGGGTGCTTCGTGACGCCGAGCGAGAGAAGATTGTGCGGACGCTGGCCGAGGCGAGCGGCGACGCCGGTCTCGCGTCGGAGATGCTCGGCATCGCGTACCGGACGTTGCTCGCCAAGATCAAGGAGCATCGTCTGGGCGACGGCTGA
- a CDS encoding prepilin-type N-terminal cleavage/methylation domain-containing protein, translated as MVRRTAGFTLVELLLAATIMLLIMAGLFGVASASQRAFRTQPTELDMQQRLRTAAEVLIADLSQAGSGPVNGLFGAPLGHTVPSVLPYRVGSRGDPVGVDRSDAITVIAALPGAAAVPLRDPFASGSTSWARLDWVPACPAGDPACGVKAGSAVILVDGHGHADLFSVADVSSDRLQLAPRGAVSRAVFPAGSWVVPVGIDVYALRTGGAEEGRQLVHGDGEQPEMPQIDHVAWLSFEYFGEPQPPRMRVAPRAGEPVTTYGPAPPPFGVDDDQDAWQAGENCTFTAASGAIVPRLPLLGSGRPALVPLSSANLTDGPWCRDGSTANRYDADVLRIRRIRVCLRVEAASSSPRASGSLVPEQQVVFDVVPRTLATGR; from the coding sequence ATGGTGCGAAGAACTGCCGGCTTCACGCTCGTCGAATTGCTACTGGCCGCGACGATCATGCTGCTGATCATGGCGGGCCTCTTCGGGGTTGCCAGCGCGTCGCAGCGTGCCTTCCGGACACAGCCCACAGAGCTCGACATGCAGCAGCGCCTTCGCACGGCGGCCGAGGTGCTGATCGCAGACCTGTCACAGGCAGGCTCGGGGCCGGTCAACGGGCTCTTCGGCGCTCCTCTTGGGCACACCGTTCCGTCGGTACTGCCGTATCGGGTCGGATCTCGTGGCGATCCGGTCGGTGTCGATCGATCGGATGCCATCACCGTCATCGCCGCCCTGCCCGGCGCGGCCGCGGTTCCGTTGCGCGACCCGTTCGCCTCCGGGTCCACGTCGTGGGCGCGCCTCGACTGGGTACCCGCCTGTCCGGCGGGCGATCCAGCGTGCGGCGTGAAGGCAGGTAGTGCGGTGATACTCGTCGATGGCCACGGCCACGCCGACCTGTTCTCGGTGGCGGACGTGTCGTCCGACCGGCTGCAACTCGCGCCTCGAGGGGCCGTTTCACGGGCGGTCTTTCCCGCCGGGTCCTGGGTCGTGCCAGTTGGCATCGACGTCTATGCGTTGCGCACCGGTGGCGCGGAGGAAGGGCGGCAACTCGTGCACGGCGACGGCGAGCAGCCGGAGATGCCTCAGATCGACCACGTCGCCTGGTTGTCCTTCGAGTACTTCGGAGAGCCACAGCCCCCGCGCATGCGGGTCGCGCCGCGCGCCGGTGAGCCGGTCACGACCTACGGACCGGCGCCGCCTCCCTTCGGAGTGGACGATGACCAGGATGCCTGGCAGGCTGGCGAGAACTGCACGTTCACGGCCGCCAGCGGCGCGATCGTCCCGCGCCTTCCCCTCCTGGGAAGCGGCCGGCCGGCGCTGGTTCCGCTCTCGTCGGCGAACCTGACCGACGGCCCATGGTGCCGCGATGGGTCGACGGCCAACCGGTACGACGCCGACGTGCTGCGGATCCGGCGGATCCGCGTGTGTCTGCGCGTCGAGGCTGCCTCCAGTTCGCCGCGCGCGTCTGGCAGTCTCGTCCCCGAGCAACAGGTGGTGTTCGATGTGGTTCCGCGAACGCTGGCGACTGGAAGGTAG